The following DNA comes from Castanea sativa cultivar Marrone di Chiusa Pesio chromosome 10, ASM4071231v1.
GTCAGACTCCTGGATGTTTTTCACTagcatgtcatctacgtaaacTTGCACATTTCTTCCAATCTGGTgtgcgaacatcttgttcatcaatctttGATACGTGGCTCCTGTATTCTTGAGTTCgaagggcatcactttgtagcaaaAGAGCCCCTGGCTTGTAACAAACGAAGTCTTCTCCTGCTCAGCTTCATCCAACTTGATCTAGCTGTAGTCGGAGaacgcatccatgaagcttaaaagttcatgtcttgcAGTTGAGTCTACCAGGGTATCAATACGGGGAAGCGGGTAACTGTCCTTAGGGGAGGCCCTACTTAGATCCatgaaatctacacacattaTCCACTTtccattggctttcttgaccatcaccacgTTTGCCAGCCAATCCGGATAGTACACTTCAAGTATGAAATCTGCTTCTTGTAACTTCTGCACTTCCTCGGCTATGTCTTTGTCTCGCTCCGGGGCAAACACTCACTTTTTCTGACGGACGGGGGAGAATAAGGGTGATACATTCAACCTGTGGACTATGATCGACGGGTCGATCCCCGgaatgtcctcatgactccaagCAAATACGTCCTGGTTTTTCTTTAGGAATATTGTGAGTGCTTGCCGTACTGGCTGACTGGACGAAGTACCTATTCTCGTGGTCTACTCGGGCCTAGAATCATTGAGGGGTACTTCTTCCAATTCTTCCACTGGTTTGCTACCGTCCGCtgttcttctatgttcatggtTTGGAGATGgtcgtccatctccatcataACTACGTAACATTCACGCACTgccacctgatttccgcgcAGCTCTCCTACTCCATACTCGGTGGGGAACTTGATTATTAAATGGTAGGTCGAGGTCACGGCTTTCCATGAATGGAGAGTGGGTCGTCCTAGGATGGCATTGTAAGTAGATGAGCAATCAACCACGAGGAATGCCACGTCTTTAGTGATCTGCTAGGAGTAATCACCCACCGTCACGGACAATGTGACAGCACTAAGGGGGTAGACCATTGTCCCTCCGAAGCCGACGAGTGGGGCATTCATTGGAACCATTCGCTCCCTtccaatccccatctgctggaacgcggggtagtagaaGATATCAGCCGAGCTTCCATTGTTAACCAAAACCCGGTGCATATTGTAGTCTCCCGCTCGTATACTGATGATAAGCAcatcgtcatgtgggtggtgtaGACGTCGTGCATCCTCTTCCGAAAACTCGACGATTGGATTATTAATCCGCGTCATCTTCGGTATAGAGCCCGTTAGTTGGACACTCAAAACCATCCTTAGATATGTTTTACAAGCCTTTTTGGATGACCCCGCAGTCACAGTGCCCCCCATAATCATTCTAATGTCTCCTATTGGTGGTCTGGGGGCGCTTGTTTTCCCGTCGTGAAGCCTGGTCTTGTGGTGGATCCATCTTCTCTTTGTTGACGAACCTTTGTAGCTTTCCTTGTCTGATAAGAGCttcaattttttccttcaagtcGTAACAGTCAGCCGTATTGTGGCCGTGATCACGATGGAAACGACAATATTTGTCTCTTGACCTTTTGtagggatctcccttcagcttgccaggaAAAGTTAGGGCTCCTTCATCCTTAATTTGCATCAATACTTGATCAATCGGGGCAGTCAGCGGGGTGAAGCTTGTGAATTTCCCTGTAGGTGGCTTAGAGTGTTTGTCCTCTCGTCGTTCTCTAGTCCTAGCCATTTTTCGTCCTCTGTCTGGCCGCACATcttcctgcctttccctttttctaggctTCTCTTCTTGGGCTAGTAATGCGTCTTCCGCGTTCATGTATTTGGTCGCCTTGTAAAGAACCTCTGACCCAGTTTTTGGGTTATTCTTGTATAGAGAgaataggaacttacccttccgtaaCCCATTGGTGAACGCTGCCACGAGTATTTTGTCGTCTGCTTCGTCAATTGAGAGAGCCTCCTTATTAAAACGAGCTATGTAAGATCTTAGCGTCTCGTCTTCCCGCTGCCTAATGTTCATCAAGCATGTGGTATACTTCTTATATCTATGACCCCTGATGAAGTGTGAGGCAAGTTGGGCGCTTAACTCCTTGAAAGTACCAATGGAGTTGGGCGTTAGTCTGCTGAACCAGATTCTTGCAGGTCCCTTTAGCATAGTAAGGAAGGCCCTGCACATAATCTTGTCCGGTACCccttgaagatgcattagggtcttgaagGATTCCAAGTGGTCTAAAGGGTCCTTAGACCCGTCATAACTCTCTACTTGTGGTATGCGAAATTTCAGGGGAAGAGGGAACAAACTGACGGATGCCGTGAAAGGCGAGTCGATTCGCTGGACCGGGTCATCGAGATCACTAGATACCCgtcctctgagggcgttcatcataaAATCCATTCGCTCCTTCATCATCTACATTTCAGTGACTATGTGAGGTGGGACGGCTTCAGAGACAGATGGTCGGCTTGTGTCCTGCCGTTCTGGTCTGCTTAGAGTGTTGCTATCCTCAGGCCCTTCCTGGTTTCTTCTCTCAGCATTGGTTCCTTCCTAGTCTTCCTCCTGCGTACCAAGACCTGCATTCTTTTGCCGCAATTGCTCCTCCAAAATGTGATTCTGTTTGGTTAGGCGCTCTACTACTGCTGCGAGGGTTTGAACTTGTCTTACCAAGGCCATGGTACGTAGTTCGTCGCCCTGATTATTATTGGTTGTTGCCATTGAACgggtgagtaccatgcaacttttgtCTAGGAAGCAGTATGTATGGCTTATTTTAACGATTTTTCtcacagacggtgccaactgatgatgaCGAAAAAACCACTAGTTAGTCACACGGTCCTTGCACACTCGAAATACTACATGCACAATACAAAAAGAGATGACCAACTGAGAGCACCGATGTGGTGCCAACCTAATACCCTTCGAAGGTCAGAACTTTACACAACTTAAGAATGTCAGAGCTGGGATGacttatgcgtaccttgatttgtgagggtttgGAGGTAGTGTAGGGTTGACATCCATACCTTGGCCAAGAggttctttccttctaggagagaaCCTTTTGGATTTTGCGTATTTCCTAGGGTTCTTTTCCTTGTAGGGGAGATCATCATTAATGGTGTATATTGCGAAATCTTTCTTAATTAGAATTCTATTCATACTAGGACTCTTTGAGTCAATCGTAAGGCGCAAGTTGTTTCCACTTAAGAGTTCTTGGAGATCACTTAAATGCTAGGGGATGCCACGTGACCTTGGATCCGTCCACCTTGTATCTGTGTCCCTTGGACCTGTCCACTATCATCAAATCAGTTCTAGAACCGTCACGTTTATTTAAATGATTCCGTCACTCCTAATTTTACcctcttcacacacacacacacacacacacacacacacacacacacacacacacacacacacacacacacacaagactTCTATTCTTATTACATTTTCAAGGAAATGGTCCCAACATATTTCCATGCCCAAGCATAATTTGCTTTGCTTACCCAACTTACTTGTGCATCAAATAGAAAAtgatcattttaatttaatgctatgtttggaagtttggagggagaggagagtagaggggagtaaaGGAGGAGAGGAATAATTAATCTtttcataatttgtaattttgttaatatggtaagggtaaatttgataattcatttggtcaatcaTTTCtatgctctactctccctctaaatctctccaatttgagagaattaaaaatgagaagttAAAAGTAGTTAGaacccctccaaatctctcATCTCCcctttaaaaacatccaaacgaggtaatttaatttattctctctccctctactCCACTCCCCTTTACTCCTCAtccatccaaacaagctatAAACTTGGTTTGGGTCCAGTACTCTAGTACCTTGGACCTACCACAATGAATCGTGACATTTGTAACCTTTTAATCACATGTTATCATCTTGATGAGTTCAATGTGTTGAAGTATTATATCCAAGACGTgtcctttaatttaaaatatatttatttcatggtttAGATTCAAATAGCTTATTTAGTAGGTATTTTTATTGCCAAAGTCTTAGGTAAGTATCGGAAtaattaattagtaattattGATTAGTAATTATTGAcactaaaattttctaaattatacTTATATTGTTGAACACATTACTGAGTACACATTGCATCCATGGTGAACTCCTATCCATGGGAAGGCACCTCAGTCCTCAATCCTCACTCTTACAAAGTCGGTTTCCTCAATATTACCTATGTATGTAATGCAATACACCCATCTTCCTAATTCTATGTGTGAATCAATTGATAAGACATAAAAGTCACATATTTCCTTCAAGGGGACTCTAATAACCAAAAACACGCGAAGTTACTTTCTTGGAAAGTAATTAATCACTAGAAGTCTAGAACCAATTCTAAAGGAGGTTTGAAAATTCATATGGTCTAgctcaaaaatttttttttttttttttaaatgtcgcATTCCTCAGTAATCTAGCTCGAAGACTTTGGCCAACCACCCAAATGGTCTAATGGCTCCTTCTTAGTTACTAAGTACCTAGGGGTTGAAGGAGAGGGGAGCGGTTAGGATGGTAACTAGGACATTCTAAACacgcaaaaaaacaaaaaaaaaaaacaaaaacaaaaaacaaaaaacgaaaACAACTTAGAGACTTTGTACAAGTCCACTCTCTATGGGCTAAAGTGAAGTCCTTAAACAAGGATACTTTCCCAATGATTCGTTACTCAAGGCCCAAGACCCTGCAATGAGCTCGCACACTTGGAAAATGGGCCATGGACAACTATTTTTGTTCTGGTTTGACAATAGGCTTCCCAGTCTGGACTAGAACTAAGAAATATAACTACAAGTTTTCTACGGCTctttctcaaattaaaaaaaaaaaaaagaaaaaaaagaagaagttttctACGGCTCTCATAACTGAAGAAGAGCACAATCTTACGAGATATCAGCAATAGGATCTCATTTGAAATTCCTAATTTCTATAAACAAACCATCCAAGCCCATTCCTATGCCAATAGTACACTATCCTCTCAAGGGAAATTATGAATCCATTtggtaatgttattttaataacattatttaagtattatgaaaatacgtataagtgaaaaagtgttgtgaaaatacgtattgtgttatttaaacaataaaaattgttGTTCAAACAACGTTAACAAGCAGACACTATATTTATATGGAAAGCACCGTACCCTGCTAACTAAGCTCTGTGTGTTCCTCCGGAAATGAATGCATGTAAAATTCCATCACTGACAATTGTCCTACGTCTCCACATACTTAATTTAAGAGCATTTAGCAAACACTCTGCAGTTACTATTTTAGTAAGCAAAACACTAAAATAGAGCATTACTCGAATATgaatgtgtaaatttttttagcatctATGAACAGTAAGGTTGTATATACAAccctactattcataggttataaaaataaaaactaatattttaatggagtgatagaggaagagaggaaaagagggaAGAGGGAGATGAGAGATaattgatttgtttatattatttgttggtatagtttatattattttaatgagttgtatgtaaaaatagaaattgagaTGTTAGGTGAGTTATAAAATagaatgataaaatagataaagtaggttttAAGAATGTGTAATAAACACTTTGTTGTATCTCTAGATGCTAATGCTTAACAGTGTATATGGTGGCATGAAGGACACCTCTGCTCCGACATCGTTAGTAAAATGGTTAAGAAGCTCTTCaaggtcttttctttttgaatctTCTAACTTGAATTCATGTCCCAAGGCCAGCCCAATATAATTTGGGGTCTAATACAAAAGATTTATGTgaatcctttatatatataattaattaatgctAATCAAATCAAGgttaatataatgaataataataactaaaaattaaggttaatttcatataaagaatt
Coding sequences within:
- the LOC142612045 gene encoding uncharacterized protein LOC142612045, encoding MDFMMNALRGRVSSDLDDPVQRIDSPFTASVSLFPLPLKFRIPQVESYDGSKDPLDHLESFKTLMHLQGVPDKIMCRAFLTMLKGPARIWFSRLTPNSIGTFKELSAQLASHFIRGHRYKKYTTCLMNIRQREDETLRSYIARFNKEALSIDEADDKILVAAFTNGLRKGKFLFSLYKNNPKTGSEVLYKATKYMNAEDALLAQEEKPRKRERQEDVRPDRGRKMARTRERREDKHSKPPTGKFTSFTPLTAPIDQVLMQIKDEGALTFPGKLKGDPYKRSRDKYCRFHRDHGHNTADCYDLKEKIEALIRQGKLQRFVNKEKMDPPQDQASRRENKRPQTTNRRH